One stretch of Euphorbia lathyris chromosome 7, ddEupLath1.1, whole genome shotgun sequence DNA includes these proteins:
- the LOC136201375 gene encoding calvin cycle protein CP12-3, chloroplastic codes for MASIPITTTSPPPTPIYRSSFPARSEALCNLFPKSPARIIIQRKRSMRVEAMGGVPKFKGTQMREKQLTEMIEKKVMEAKEVCEGNTTSDECKVAWDEVEEVSQAKADFKLKLEVRDPLEFFCQDHPETDECRVYED; via the coding sequence ATGGCATCCATACCTATCACGACAACATCTCCACCACCGACGCCGATCTACAGATCATCTTTCCCGGCGCGATCGGAGGCCTTGTGCAACCTTTTCCCCAAATCACCAGCCAGAATCATCATCCAGAGGAAGAGATCGATGAGAGTGGAAGCGATGGGAGGAGTGCCAAAATTCAAGGGAACGCAGATGAGAGAGAAGCAACTTACAGAGATGATAGAGAAGAAAGTAATGGAAGCGAAAGAGGTGTGCGAGGGAAATACGACGTCGGACGAGTGCAAAGTAGCGTGGGATGAAGTGGAGGAGGTGAGTCAAGCCAAGGCTGATTTCAAACTCAAATTAGAGGTAAGAGATCCTCTGGAATTTTTCTGCCAAGATCATCCTGAAACTGATGAGTGTCGTGTTTATGAAGATTAG